A portion of the Mycobacterium paraseoulense genome contains these proteins:
- a CDS encoding HAD-IB family hydrolase: MTVFDPADAQHPTPRARTAAFFDLDKTIIAKSSTLAFSKPFFNQGLLNRRAVLKSSYAQFIYLLSGADHDQMDRMRIHMTNMVAGWDVEQVKSIVNETLHEIVTPLVFAEAADLIAAHKLCGRDVVVVSASGEEIVAPIARALGATHAMATRMVVENGRYTGEIAFYCYGEGKVQAIRELAAREGYPLEHCYAYSDSITDLPMLESVGHPSVVNPDRGLRREALERGWPVLSFSRPVSLRDRIPAPSGAAIATTAAVGVSALAAGAVTYSLLRRFAF, from the coding sequence GTGACCGTCTTCGACCCGGCCGACGCGCAGCACCCGACTCCCCGGGCCCGCACCGCCGCCTTCTTCGACCTGGACAAGACGATCATCGCCAAGTCCAGCACGCTGGCGTTCAGCAAACCGTTCTTCAACCAGGGACTGCTGAACCGCCGCGCCGTGCTCAAGTCGAGCTACGCCCAGTTCATCTATCTGCTCTCCGGCGCCGATCATGACCAGATGGACCGGATGCGCATCCACATGACGAACATGGTCGCCGGCTGGGACGTGGAACAGGTCAAGTCGATCGTCAACGAGACGTTGCACGAGATCGTGACCCCGCTGGTGTTCGCCGAAGCCGCGGACCTGATCGCCGCCCACAAGTTGTGCGGCCGCGACGTGGTCGTGGTCTCCGCCTCGGGCGAGGAAATCGTGGCGCCCATCGCCCGGGCGCTCGGCGCCACGCATGCGATGGCGACCCGCATGGTCGTCGAGAACGGCCGGTACACCGGCGAGATCGCGTTCTACTGCTACGGCGAGGGCAAGGTGCAGGCGATCCGCGAGCTGGCCGCGCGCGAGGGCTACCCGCTGGAGCACTGCTACGCGTACTCCGACTCGATCACCGATTTGCCGATGCTCGAATCCGTCGGCCATCCCAGCGTGGTGAACCCCGACCGCGGACTGCGCCGGGAAGCCCTCGAGCGCGGTTGGCCGGTGCTGTCCTTCTCTCGGCCGGTGTCGCTGCGCGACCGTATCCCCGCGCCGTCGGGTGCGGCGATCGCGACGACCGCCGCGGTGGGCGTCAGTGCGCTGGCCGCCGGCGCGGTCACCTATTCGCTGTTGCGCCGCTTCGCGTTCTAG